From the Leptolyngbya sp. O-77 genome, one window contains:
- a CDS encoding tetratricopeptide repeat protein, protein MKIVEQTPGRMKLRDRGWSLWLTFLPMALIGLGIMPLGRHTIFSCQRASTLSAQCTLEETNFLVSTRRPIPPSSIHGAVVKRRSSGRGSVRYSVILRTKGQSITISSRSSSWSRQEAIANRVNAFFMDNTQPSLYVENDDRVVMLFIGGITAAMGIGGLLGMCEINHATLDKASGKLHHVRQGAIGQKESVLPLHQVAYADVEQGTGKARSTGRIVLHLKSGDRFPLTRTLYPGLRHKEKVARLISEFVAAPSPQPAVNPERAKPAPVPSSPEAAIAQYQQALQTNPDDAETHYRLGMVHYKQHDVQAAATHLNRARDLFAAKHESHRVLQVQDMLWRLEQG, encoded by the coding sequence ATGAAAATCGTGGAGCAAACCCCAGGGCGGATGAAACTGCGCGATCGCGGCTGGTCGCTGTGGCTCACGTTTTTGCCGATGGCGCTGATCGGGCTAGGCATCATGCCCCTGGGCAGGCACACGATTTTTTCGTGCCAGCGGGCCAGTACGCTGAGCGCCCAATGCACGCTAGAGGAGACAAATTTCCTGGTGTCTACCCGTCGCCCGATTCCTCCCAGCAGCATTCACGGGGCGGTCGTAAAGCGGCGATCGAGTGGACGCGGCAGTGTTCGCTACAGCGTCATTCTGCGAACCAAGGGTCAATCCATTACAATCAGTTCCAGGTCGTCAAGCTGGAGTCGTCAGGAGGCGATCGCCAACCGAGTCAACGCCTTTTTCATGGACAATACCCAGCCCTCGCTCTACGTCGAAAACGACGACCGAGTGGTGATGTTATTCATCGGCGGCATCACTGCGGCGATGGGGATTGGCGGGCTGCTGGGTATGTGCGAGATTAACCACGCCACATTAGACAAAGCCAGCGGCAAACTGCACCATGTCCGCCAGGGCGCAATCGGGCAAAAAGAATCGGTGCTGCCGCTGCATCAAGTGGCTTATGCAGACGTGGAGCAGGGCACAGGCAAGGCGAGATCGACCGGACGGATTGTGCTGCACCTGAAGTCGGGCGATCGCTTTCCCCTGACGCGCACTCTGTACCCCGGTCTGAGGCACAAGGAGAAAGTCGCCCGCTTAATTAGCGAGTTTGTGGCCGCTCCCAGCCCTCAGCCTGCGGTCAATCCTGAACGCGCAAAACCAGCCCCAGTGCCCAGCAGCCCCGAAGCGGCGATCGCCCAGTATCAGCAGGCGCTCCAGACCAATCCCGACGATGCCGAAACCCACTATCGTCTGGGCATGGTTCATTACAAACAGCACGATGTTCAGGCGGCGGCCACCCATTTAAACCGCGCCCGCGACCTGTTTGCGGCAAAACATGAATCTCACCGTGTGCTGCAAGTGCAGGATATGCTGTGGCGGCTAGAGCAGGGCTAG
- a CDS encoding Uma2 family endonuclease produces the protein MYARRGGTLPMPEPELLAPDTPEIDPSDPMQLSPEQSALEEPAEAHFSKEGDRELPVMPPCNLDSDEPPLESDLHLQQMILFLECLNWLWRDRTDYYASGNLTIYYSTSKIKTRDFRGPDFFVVLNTEKRPRKSWTVWEEDGKMPNVIVEILSDSTAQQDRGAKKQLYQDVLRVFDYFWFDPVTLEFAGFTLVGGQYQPLQPGDRNWLWSEQLQLFLGIHDRRLRFFTPDGTLVPTPAEAAEQEQQQRQASDRRAEQLAAKLRELGVDPDAL, from the coding sequence TTGTATGCTCGTCGTGGGGGCACGCTGCCGATGCCAGAACCCGAACTCCTCGCGCCAGATACGCCAGAGATTGATCCGTCAGACCCGATGCAATTGTCGCCTGAGCAATCTGCGTTGGAGGAGCCTGCTGAAGCTCACTTTTCTAAGGAGGGCGATCGCGAGTTGCCCGTGATGCCCCCCTGTAATCTCGACAGCGACGAGCCGCCCTTGGAATCCGATCTTCATCTCCAGCAAATGATTCTGTTTTTGGAGTGCCTGAACTGGCTGTGGCGCGATCGCACGGACTATTACGCCAGCGGCAATCTCACGATTTACTACAGTACGAGCAAAATTAAGACCCGCGACTTTCGCGGCCCCGATTTCTTCGTGGTGCTGAATACAGAAAAGCGCCCGCGCAAAAGCTGGACTGTTTGGGAAGAGGACGGCAAAATGCCCAACGTGATTGTCGAAATTTTGTCGGACAGCACGGCCCAGCAAGATCGCGGCGCGAAAAAGCAGCTTTATCAGGACGTGCTGCGAGTGTTTGATTATTTCTGGTTTGACCCAGTAACGCTGGAATTTGCCGGATTTACGCTTGTGGGTGGACAGTATCAGCCCCTACAACCGGGCGATCGCAACTGGCTGTGGAGCGAACAGCTTCAGCTTTTTTTGGGCATCCACGACCGCAGGCTGCGCTTTTTTACACCCGACGGCACGCTGGTTCCCACGCCTGCCGAAGCGGCCGAACAGGAGCAACAGCAGCGCCAAGCCTCCGACCGACGGGCTGAACAGCTTGCCGCGAAACTGCGCGAACTGGGCGTTGATCCGGATGCCCTATAG
- a CDS encoding Coenzyme F420 hydrogenase/dehydrogenase, beta subunit C-terminal domain gives MTAVSPNAHKKARALKPGSRRPAKDLCSECGLCDTYYVHYVKEACAFITQQIAKLEQEFHGRSRDLEQENDLYFGVHQDMMAARKTEPIEGAQWTGIVSSIAIEMLNRGLVEGVVCVQNTEEDRFQPKPVIATTPEEILAARVNKPTLSPNLSVLELVEQSGMKKLLVIGVGCQIQALRAVQDKLGLEKLYVLGTPCVDNVTRAGLQKFLDTTSRSPDTVVYYEFMQDFRVHFKHEDGSTETVPFFGLKTNELKDVFAPSCMTCFDYVNSLADLVVGYMGAPYGWQWIVVRNETGAEMLDLVKDQLETQPVMSQGDRHNAVQQSIPAYDKGVTLPMWAAKLMGVFIEKIGPKGLEYARFSIDSHFTRNYLYVKRNYPEKLEQHVPDYAKRIVGQYKLPE, from the coding sequence ATGACCGCCGTTTCGCCCAACGCCCACAAAAAAGCCCGCGCCCTCAAACCCGGCAGCCGCCGCCCCGCCAAGGACCTGTGCAGCGAGTGCGGCCTCTGCGACACGTACTATGTGCATTACGTCAAGGAAGCCTGCGCCTTTATTACCCAGCAAATTGCCAAACTGGAGCAAGAATTTCACGGACGCAGCCGCGATCTGGAGCAAGAAAACGACCTGTATTTCGGCGTGCATCAGGATATGATGGCGGCGCGTAAGACTGAGCCGATCGAGGGCGCACAGTGGACGGGCATCGTCAGCAGCATTGCCATTGAAATGCTGAATCGGGGGCTGGTGGAAGGCGTGGTCTGCGTGCAAAACACCGAGGAAGACCGCTTTCAGCCGAAGCCCGTGATCGCCACCACACCAGAGGAAATCCTGGCGGCGCGGGTGAACAAGCCCACGCTGTCGCCCAACCTGTCGGTGCTAGAACTGGTGGAGCAGTCGGGCATGAAGAAGCTGCTGGTGATTGGCGTGGGCTGCCAGATCCAGGCGCTGCGGGCGGTGCAGGACAAGCTGGGCTTAGAAAAACTCTACGTGCTGGGAACGCCCTGCGTGGACAACGTGACCCGTGCTGGATTGCAAAAATTCCTGGATACCACCAGCCGATCGCCCGATACGGTGGTCTATTACGAGTTTATGCAGGATTTTCGCGTGCATTTCAAGCACGAAGACGGTTCTACAGAGACGGTGCCGTTTTTTGGGCTGAAGACGAACGAACTGAAGGATGTGTTTGCGCCGTCCTGCATGACCTGCTTTGACTATGTGAATTCGCTGGCAGATCTGGTGGTGGGCTATATGGGCGCACCCTATGGCTGGCAGTGGATCGTGGTGCGAAACGAGACGGGCGCAGAGATGCTGGATCTGGTGAAAGACCAGCTTGAGACGCAGCCGGTAATGTCGCAGGGCGATCGCCACAATGCCGTCCAGCAGAGCATCCCCGCCTACGACAAGGGCGTGACGCTGCCGATGTGGGCGGCGAAGCTGATGGGCGTGTTTATCGAAAAAATTGGCCCCAAGGGTCTGGAATATGCCCGCTTTTCCATCGATTCGCACTTCACCCGCAACTATCTCTATGTGAAGCGCAACTACCCCGAAAAGCTGGAGCAGCACGTCCCCGACTACGCCAAGCGCATCGTCGGGCAATATAAACTGCCAGAATAG
- a CDS encoding DUF4079 domain-containing protein: protein MSEFATRLSEWLDPIADVFRNLNVPEPIVHWGHPAMMGIVVLVMGSFAAVTGWQGRLLTATDDALAAKKRTDHKKIAGLMFLFIALGYTGGILSLVMQNQPILQSPHFWTGSVALGMLAVNGLIAAVGFSQGKGFRTVHTYLGSAALALLLIHGIFGLKLGLSI from the coding sequence ATGTCAGAGTTTGCAACTCGCTTAAGCGAATGGCTAGACCCCATCGCCGATGTCTTTCGCAACCTCAATGTGCCGGAACCGATTGTGCATTGGGGGCATCCCGCAATGATGGGGATTGTGGTGCTGGTGATGGGCAGCTTTGCCGCAGTCACGGGCTGGCAAGGCCGCCTGCTGACGGCCACCGATGATGCGCTGGCTGCCAAAAAGCGCACGGATCATAAGAAAATTGCCGGACTGATGTTTCTCTTTATCGCGCTGGGCTATACGGGCGGCATTCTGTCGCTGGTCATGCAAAACCAGCCGATTTTGCAAAGTCCCCATTTCTGGACGGGTTCGGTGGCGCTGGGAATGCTGGCGGTGAATGGGCTGATTGCTGCGGTGGGCTTTTCGCAGGGCAAAGGCTTCCGCACGGTTCACACTTATTTGGGCAGCGCGGCCTTGGCGCTGCTGCTGATCCACGGCATCTTTGGGCTAAAGCTGGGCCTGTCGATTTAG
- a CDS encoding sensor histidine kinase — protein MRLNRLFSSLRTRILGWYILLVAASMLVSIVGIRQTLLARLYERIEQSLEQEVLELRQLKTGLNPRTSEPFGNDIDALFRVFLSRNIPADNEFLLTFLDGEFDRSSPRAVPKSLDLSSPLAQEFAEIATPRRRWVTLPDGEIIIYQAEPIFREGSQGVFVVAHLLSAELRGIDEAIAIVIQVMLTVLALTTIVAWFVVRRALEPLNLLTHAAKTVSESDLTRRIPVHGVDEISELTLRFNEMLDRLQLAFAAQRNFISDAGHELRTPITIIRGHLELLGDDPAEQRETLDLVTDELDRMSRFVDDLLLLARAEQPNFLRMEMVNVATLAEELFAKAKALGDRQWRLENYAKGWIVGDRQRLTQAVMNLAQNATQHTQPEDTITLGTALHQDMVHIWVRDTGEGIAQADQARIFERFARASSSRRRSEGAGLGLAIVRAIAQSHGGTVELVSQPQQGATFTLVIPVDPP, from the coding sequence ATGCGACTCAATCGGCTATTCTCCAGTCTTCGGACGCGAATTCTGGGTTGGTATATTTTGCTCGTGGCGGCTTCGATGCTGGTGTCGATTGTGGGAATCCGCCAAACACTGCTGGCCCGCCTGTATGAGCGCATCGAGCAATCGCTGGAGCAAGAGGTGCTAGAACTGCGCCAGCTCAAAACGGGGCTAAATCCCAGAACCAGCGAGCCGTTTGGAAACGACATTGATGCTCTGTTTCGCGTTTTTCTCAGTCGCAATATTCCTGCCGATAACGAGTTTTTGCTGACGTTTTTGGATGGCGAGTTTGATCGCTCCAGTCCCCGCGCTGTCCCCAAGTCCCTAGATTTATCTAGCCCGCTGGCTCAAGAGTTTGCAGAAATTGCCACACCCCGGCGGCGCTGGGTGACGCTGCCGGATGGAGAAATCATCATTTATCAGGCAGAACCGATTTTTCGGGAAGGTAGCCAGGGCGTGTTTGTCGTAGCACATCTGCTATCGGCTGAACTGAGGGGGATAGACGAGGCGATCGCCATCGTGATTCAGGTGATGCTGACAGTGCTGGCGCTGACCACCATTGTGGCCTGGTTTGTCGTGCGGCGGGCGCTGGAGCCGCTCAACCTGTTGACCCATGCGGCCAAAACCGTGAGCGAGTCTGATCTGACCCGCCGCATCCCGGTACATGGCGTAGACGAAATCAGCGAACTGACGCTGCGGTTTAACGAAATGCTGGATCGTTTGCAGCTTGCCTTTGCCGCCCAGCGCAATTTCATCAGCGACGCAGGGCACGAGTTGCGAACGCCGATTACGATTATTCGCGGGCATCTGGAGTTGCTGGGCGACGACCCTGCCGAACAGCGCGAAACCCTTGACCTGGTGACCGACGAGCTAGACCGTATGAGCCGCTTTGTAGATGACCTGCTGCTGCTGGCGCGGGCAGAGCAGCCTAATTTTTTGCGGATGGAAATGGTGAATGTGGCGACTCTAGCAGAAGAACTATTTGCCAAGGCAAAGGCCCTGGGCGATCGCCAGTGGCGACTGGAAAACTACGCTAAAGGCTGGATTGTGGGCGATCGCCAGCGGCTCACCCAGGCGGTGATGAATCTAGCTCAAAATGCCACTCAGCACACTCAGCCCGAAGATACGATTACGCTGGGTACGGCGCTTCATCAAGATATGGTTCATATTTGGGTGCGCGACACGGGCGAAGGCATTGCCCAAGCAGACCAGGCTCGAATCTTTGAGCGGTTTGCCCGCGCTAGCTCCAGCAGGCGACGGTCGGAAGGTGCGGGGCTGGGGCTGGCAATCGTGCGGGCGATCGCCCAGTCCCACGGCGGCACTGTCGAACTGGTCAGCCAGCCCCAACAGGGCGCAACCTTCACGCTCGTCATCCCGGTTGATCCCCCCTAA
- a CDS encoding response regulator transcription factor, with protein sequence MTRVLIAEDEPRIAAFLEKGFRANGFATAIAPDGQTACEMIASQEFDLLILDLGLPKKDGWTVLEELRGQGEQLPIIILTASDSVYDTVAGLESGADDYVTKPFRFEELLARARLRLRSTHTAQSAEMRLQVGSIELDLQSHQLQVGDRQMELSAREFALAETFLRNPGRVLSHEHLLKHVWGYDYDPGSNIVNVYVGYLRKKMGNGYIETVRGMGYRFQP encoded by the coding sequence ATGACCCGCGTGTTGATTGCAGAAGATGAGCCGCGCATTGCTGCTTTTTTAGAAAAGGGATTTCGGGCTAACGGCTTTGCAACGGCGATCGCCCCGGATGGACAAACCGCCTGCGAAATGATTGCCAGTCAAGAGTTTGACTTGTTGATTTTGGATTTGGGATTGCCTAAAAAAGACGGCTGGACGGTGCTAGAAGAACTGCGCGGGCAGGGCGAGCAATTGCCTATCATTATCCTCACTGCCAGCGACAGCGTCTACGACACCGTGGCCGGACTAGAGAGCGGCGCAGATGATTACGTCACCAAGCCCTTCCGGTTTGAGGAACTGCTGGCCCGCGCCCGTCTGCGCCTGCGCTCCACACACACTGCCCAAAGCGCAGAAATGCGGCTGCAAGTGGGCAGCATCGAGCTAGATTTGCAATCCCATCAGCTCCAAGTGGGCGATCGCCAGATGGAGTTGTCGGCCCGTGAATTTGCCCTGGCAGAAACGTTCCTGCGAAATCCGGGACGAGTCCTCAGCCACGAGCATTTGCTCAAGCACGTCTGGGGCTATGACTACGACCCCGGCTCCAACATTGTCAATGTCTACGTCGGCTATCTACGAAAAAAGATGGGGAATGGGTACATCGAAACGGTCCGCGGCATGGGCTATCGCTTTCAGCCGTAG
- a CDS encoding transposase, whose translation MIASFPKLVKSILMQLCPHDYPVLNSRLFFEIWLTFVLDKGLTSMRDLFYRLNRTGVEVDISTFSKACKTRTDGHFCRIYAQLIEQVKRKQPTAAQILFPIDSTIVTLTSKLFWLQGYHQVKLLNGINLEQGYSSECLIHFGQGHDAKFADSISTMIPENGIGIMDRGFASWEFLDQMSLTQTKFVVRIKNNMKTELDHDRYRVVWFCDLESRSEFRLATNVNEMSDEEISDTYRHRWQIEVLWKFLKMHLKLDRLITKNVNGVSIQIYMVLITYLILLLIEIPAFYGSELLDKFRYLQLELSRRCSMVHWSYDLLPETLV comes from the coding sequence ATGATAGCCTCATTTCCGAAGCTTGTCAAATCGATCTTGATGCAGCTTTGTCCGCATGACTATCCCGTTTTGAACTCGCGCTTGTTCTTTGAAATCTGGTTGACCTTTGTGTTGGACAAGGGCTTAACCAGCATGAGAGACTTATTTTACCGCCTAAATCGTACAGGTGTTGAGGTCGATATATCCACCTTTTCTAAAGCTTGCAAAACTCGAACGGATGGGCACTTTTGTCGAATCTATGCACAGTTGATTGAGCAAGTAAAGCGCAAACAGCCGACCGCGGCTCAGATACTTTTTCCGATTGATTCAACCATCGTTACACTTACCAGCAAGCTATTTTGGCTGCAAGGATATCACCAAGTTAAATTACTGAATGGAATCAACTTAGAGCAAGGATATTCGAGTGAATGCTTGATTCATTTTGGGCAAGGACATGATGCAAAGTTTGCCGATTCGATTAGCACGATGATTCCCGAAAACGGCATCGGCATCATGGATAGAGGCTTCGCAAGCTGGGAATTTCTCGACCAAATGAGTCTCACTCAAACAAAGTTTGTGGTGCGAATCAAGAACAATATGAAGACTGAACTTGACCACGACCGTTACCGCGTGGTTTGGTTCTGTGATTTGGAGAGTCGGAGCGAGTTTCGTCTGGCAACTAATGTCAATGAGATGAGCGACGAAGAAATCAGTGATACCTATCGGCATCGTTGGCAAATTGAGGTGTTATGGAAGTTTCTCAAGATGCACTTAAAGCTCGATCGTCTCATCACCAAGAATGTGAATGGGGTGAGTATTCAGATTTATATGGTGCTCATCACGTATTTAATCTTATTGTTAATCGAAATTCCAGCATTCTATGGCAGTGAATTGCTCGACAAGTTTCGGTATTTACAACTGGAACTGAGCCGTCGCTGCTCAATGGTTCATTGGAGCTACGATCTGCTGCCCGAAACACTCGTATGA
- a CDS encoding tocopherol cyclase family protein has product MSLTGLQTPHSGYHWSHPGTGTGSRFFEGWYLRLTLPELGESFAFMYSIEDPQGGTPYSGGTAQILGPRHEYLCRTFPDVRLFWGDRHTLALCHSRRPPNPLNKRSSDVFPFTQSSISDYSLKQSSDRSALGSHQRSRASLSNDPGQFVYEGYQLTATHHQGILSEPGRHSARWCYSIQPVYGWGNCDRPQQSTAGWLSQFQIFEPGWQILMAHGLATGWVEWNGTRYHFSQAPAYAEKNWGGAFPQQWFWIQCNAFDGEADLALTAGGGRRRVLGWMESVGMVGIHHRGRFYEFVPWNGTVRWRVQPWGYWQMQAENAGHMVELLGTCDRPPTLIRVPTAQGMVFACQDTTQGKLTVKLWEKQGDRPTLLLQAQSHLAGLETGGDFSATDTRGYSNFWYF; this is encoded by the coding sequence ATGAGTTTGACGGGTTTGCAGACTCCCCACAGCGGTTATCACTGGAGTCATCCCGGAACAGGTACGGGCAGCCGCTTTTTTGAGGGCTGGTATCTGCGGCTGACGCTGCCAGAGTTGGGCGAAAGCTTCGCCTTTATGTATTCCATCGAAGACCCCCAGGGTGGCACACCCTACAGCGGCGGCACGGCTCAAATCCTCGGCCCGCGTCATGAGTACCTTTGCCGCACGTTTCCCGATGTGCGCCTGTTTTGGGGCGATCGCCACACCCTTGCCCTCTGTCACTCGCGCAGACCCCCCAATCCGCTGAACAAAAGATCTTCAGACGTTTTCCCTTTTACTCAAAGTAGTATCTCTGACTATTCCCTAAAGCAGTCATCTGATCGTTCCGCTCTGGGTTCTCATCAGCGTTCTCGAGCATCTCTGTCTAATGACCCTGGTCAATTCGTATATGAAGGCTATCAGCTTACTGCCACCCATCATCAGGGCATCCTCAGCGAACCCGGTCGGCATTCCGCTCGATGGTGTTATAGCATTCAACCCGTCTATGGCTGGGGCAATTGCGATCGCCCCCAACAGTCCACCGCAGGCTGGCTATCGCAGTTCCAAATTTTTGAACCGGGCTGGCAAATTTTAATGGCCCACGGACTGGCAACGGGCTGGGTCGAGTGGAACGGAACCCGCTATCACTTTAGCCAAGCGCCCGCCTATGCAGAAAAAAACTGGGGCGGGGCTTTCCCCCAGCAATGGTTTTGGATACAGTGCAATGCGTTTGACGGCGAGGCGGATCTGGCGCTAACGGCGGGCGGCGGGCGGCGGCGCGTGCTGGGCTGGATGGAGTCGGTGGGCATGGTGGGGATTCACCACCGGGGACGGTTCTACGAGTTTGTGCCCTGGAATGGAACCGTGCGCTGGCGAGTGCAGCCCTGGGGATACTGGCAGATGCAGGCAGAAAACGCGGGTCATATGGTGGAACTGCTGGGGACGTGCGATCGCCCTCCCACGCTTATCCGTGTGCCGACGGCGCAGGGCATGGTCTTTGCCTGCCAGGACACCACCCAGGGCAAGCTGACAGTCAAGCTGTGGGAAAAACAGGGCGATCGCCCCACGCTGTTGCTGCAAGCCCAGAGCCATCTTGCAGGACTGGAAACAGGCGGCGATTTCTCAGCGACCGATACCAGGGGCTACAGCAATTTCTGGTATTTCTAA
- a CDS encoding YajQ family cyclic di-GMP-binding protein, giving the protein MASAFSFDIVSDFDRQELVNAIDQTMREVQSRYDLKDTNTTLELGESAITVNTDSEFTLQAVHTILQTKAAKRNLSLKIFDYGKIESASGNRVRQEIKLQKGISAELGKQISKLIRDEFKKVQASIQGDAVRVSAKSKDELQAVIQRLKQEDYPAALQFTNYR; this is encoded by the coding sequence ATGGCTTCAGCATTCTCCTTTGACATTGTGAGCGACTTCGATCGGCAAGAATTGGTAAACGCAATCGACCAAACCATGCGCGAGGTGCAAAGTCGCTACGACCTGAAAGATACCAACACCACGCTGGAGCTAGGCGAGTCGGCAATCACGGTTAACACCGACAGCGAGTTCACCCTGCAAGCGGTTCACACCATCCTGCAAACCAAAGCCGCCAAGCGAAACCTCTCGCTTAAAATTTTTGACTATGGCAAGATCGAATCTGCCAGCGGCAACCGAGTCCGTCAGGAAATTAAGCTGCAAAAGGGCATCAGTGCCGAATTGGGCAAGCAAATTTCTAAGCTGATTCGAGATGAATTTAAAAAAGTGCAGGCCTCCATTCAAGGGGACGCGGTGCGGGTTTCTGCAAAGTCTAAGGATGAGTTGCAGGCAGTGATTCAGCGGCTCAAGCAGGAAGACTATCCCGCTGCCCTCCAGTTCACGAACTATCGCTAG
- a CDS encoding MAPEG family protein, with product MIASLEQLPSPTVLLYAIVAAAILVYVPFGAVALGRVQVGYDMAAPRALFDKLPPYAQRATWAHQNSFESFTIFSAAALMAYVTQQSGGWVNLAAIAYVAARLFYSIFYIQNIPLGRSLMFGIGSASIATLFFLSLMSLKA from the coding sequence ATGATTGCAAGTTTGGAGCAGCTTCCTAGCCCTACGGTTCTGCTGTATGCCATTGTGGCGGCGGCGATTCTGGTCTATGTCCCGTTTGGGGCAGTGGCGCTGGGTCGGGTGCAGGTAGGCTACGATATGGCGGCCCCCCGTGCCCTGTTTGACAAGCTGCCCCCCTATGCACAGCGGGCGACCTGGGCCCATCAAAACTCGTTCGAGTCGTTCACGATCTTTTCGGCGGCTGCCCTGATGGCCTACGTCACGCAGCAGAGCGGCGGCTGGGTTAACTTGGCGGCGATCGCCTACGTCGCGGCACGGTTATTTTATTCCATCTTCTATATTCAGAATATCCCCCTTGGGCGATCGCTCATGTTTGGCATCGGCAGCGCCAGCATCGCGACCCTGTTTTTCCTCAGCCTGATGAGTTTGAAAGCCTGA
- a CDS encoding DNA recombination-mediator protein A, with protein sequence MSQSIDLPKIDDFLQELATIQQTGSKRIALLGSRHVPITHQHLIEMMSYALVLAGNRLLTSGATGTNSAAIRGAMRADPNLLTVILPQSLARQPRESREQLEQVMHLVENPANDSLSLAEASALCNQEIISRCQQLICFAFHDSNTLLKTCRDAEDQRKLVTLFYFD encoded by the coding sequence TTGAGCCAGTCGATCGACCTACCCAAAATTGATGACTTTCTCCAGGAGCTAGCCACGATCCAGCAGACTGGGTCGAAACGCATCGCCCTGTTGGGGTCGCGCCATGTTCCTATTACGCATCAGCATCTGATCGAAATGATGAGCTATGCGCTGGTGCTAGCGGGCAATCGCCTGCTGACCTCTGGCGCAACCGGAACCAATTCTGCGGCAATTCGGGGGGCCATGCGGGCCGACCCCAATTTGCTCACGGTGATCTTGCCGCAGAGTCTAGCCCGCCAGCCTCGCGAGTCGCGAGAGCAGCTAGAGCAAGTCATGCATCTGGTGGAAAATCCTGCCAATGACTCGCTCTCTCTCGCAGAAGCCAGTGCCCTGTGCAATCAGGAAATTATTTCCCGCTGTCAGCAGTTGATCTGCTTTGCGTTTCACGATAGCAACACGCTTCTGAAGACCTGTCGCGATGCAGAGGATCAGCGCAAGCTCGTGACGTTGTTTTATTTTGACTAG
- a CDS encoding FHA domain-containing protein — protein MINLNPLAAFPADSLETSPDHALQQRLGLYRVFLKLYEHNRELLDEILNLENSGCKSLAGVALPYVQGLVLGDRVHLVTNLLKGATQSLSQPQNIWTIGRDSRRVVLPIQDKRLSRCHAAIVYDEGGFRLVDLNSSNGSYLNGELIRHSVRLKDGDRIRLGSLTFSFFVCNTAQVLPPVSEELLSQVRALSAASEPKRAIAHPTAPSASQPSPLPASSIQPAFSSPLTKNWEESVSESDSETCLQSPEDALPAQVNPLEDTLMFMRSSH, from the coding sequence ATGATTAACCTCAACCCCCTGGCCGCCTTTCCTGCCGACTCGCTGGAAACTTCTCCTGATCACGCTTTGCAGCAGCGTTTGGGGCTTTATCGCGTTTTTCTGAAGCTCTACGAGCATAACCGCGAACTGCTCGATGAGATTCTTAATCTGGAAAACTCGGGTTGCAAGTCGCTAGCGGGCGTGGCGCTGCCCTATGTCCAGGGACTCGTGCTGGGCGATCGCGTCCACCTTGTCACCAATCTGCTGAAGGGCGCAACCCAGTCGCTGTCTCAGCCCCAAAACATTTGGACGATTGGGCGCGACTCTCGGCGCGTGGTGCTGCCTATTCAAGACAAGCGCCTCTCCCGTTGCCATGCCGCCATCGTGTATGACGAAGGGGGATTTCGCCTCGTTGATCTCAACAGCAGCAACGGTTCCTACCTCAACGGCGAACTGATCCGCCATTCCGTGCGCCTCAAAGATGGCGATCGCATTCGATTAGGCAGCCTTACCTTCTCGTTTTTTGTCTGCAATACGGCTCAGGTGTTGCCGCCTGTTTCTGAAGAACTGCTGTCGCAGGTGCGGGCGTTGTCGGCTGCGTCTGAACCCAAGCGGGCGATCGCCCATCCCACGGCCCCCAGCGCCAGCCAGCCCTCCCCGCTTCCCGCCTCCTCCATACAGCCTGCATTCTCGTCGCCCCTGACAAAGAATTGGGAAGAATCTGTGTCCGAAAGCGACTCAGAGACTTGTCTGCAAAGCCCGGAGGATGCGCTCCCTGCTCAGGTCAACCCGCTAGAAGACACGCTCATGTTTATGCGGTCTTCCCACTAG